In Salvelinus fontinalis isolate EN_2023a chromosome 25, ASM2944872v1, whole genome shotgun sequence, one genomic interval encodes:
- the LOC129823021 gene encoding phosphoenolpyruvate carboxykinase, cytosolic [GTP]-like, whose protein sequence is MSCLLLGLIRRRGGVGTSVGVRSLASIPSLPPAVADFVKSAVDECKPANVHVVMGSAEESAHILAGLEKDGMVKRLPKYENCWLARTDPKDVARVESKTVIVTKNQRDTIPIPDGGAKSQLGSWMSEGDFQKARQDRFPGCMAGRTMYVIPFSMGPVGSPLSKFGVQVTDSPYVVASMGIMTRMGTPVMDKLSQGAEFVRCQHSLGRPLPLKAPLVNSWPCNPEKVLISHLPDTRQILSFGSGYGGNSLLGKKCFALRIASRIAKDEGWLAEHMLILGITNPQGVKRYVAAAFPSACGKTNLAMMKPALPGWTVECVGDDIAWMKFDSQGKLRAINPENGFFGVAPGTSLKTNPHAMATIAKNTVFTNVGETSDGGVWWEGLDPPAAGVSLTDWHGKAWKTGDSGLCAHPNSRFCTPAAQCPIIDPQWESDEGVPIDAIIFGGRRPEGVPLVYESFNWRHGVFVGASMRSEATAAAEYKGKVIMHDPFAMRPFFGYNFGDYLAHWLSMETRKGATHLPKIFHVNWFRKDPTSGSFLWPGFGDNARVLEWIFKRCSREREDEAAKKTMVGWVPLEGAINLQGLGSKVDMGALFDLPKAFWEKETQELRAYFTQQVGADLPQQVEGELKALEDRIRD, encoded by the exons ACGGGGTGGAGTGGGGACATCCGTGGGGGTCCGCTCCCTAGCCTCGATCCCCTCCCTGCCTCCAGCGGTGGCTGACTTTGTGAAGAGCGCCGTGGATGAGTGCAAGCCTGCCAATGTGCATGTGGTGATGGGGAGCGCAGAGGAGTCTGCTCACATCCTAGCTGGCCTGGAGAAAGACGGCATGGTGAAGAGGCTACCCAAGTATGAGAACTG CTGGCTGGCACGTACAGACCCCAAGGACGTTGCTCGGGTGGAGAGTAAGACTGTGATCGTTACCAAGAACCAGAGGGACACCATCCCTATCCCTGATGGGGGGGCTAAGAGCCAGCTGGGCAGCTGGATGAGCGAGGGTGACTTCCAGAAGGCCAGACAGGACCGCTTCCCAGGCTGCATGGCAG GTCGAACCATGTATGTGATACCCTTCAGCATGGGCCCGGTGGGCTCTCCGCTGTCTAAGTTTGGCGTGCAGGTGACAGACTCGCCCTACGTGGTGGCCAGTATGGGCATTATGACGCGCATGGGCACCCCCGTCATGGACAAGCTGTCACAGGGGGCAGAGTTTGTGCGCTGTCAGCACTCCCTCGGTCGGCCCCTCCCACTGAAAG CTCCCCTGGTCAACTCGTGGCCGTGTAACCCAGAGAAGGTGCTCATCTCCCACCTGCCAGACACCAGGCAGATCCTGTCGTTCGGCAGTGGCTATGGAGGCAACTCCCTGCTGGGGAAGAAGTGCTTCGCCCTGAGGATTGCCTCGCGCATCGCCAAGGACGAGGGCTGGCTGGCCGAACACATGCTG aTCCTGGGCATCACCAATCCTCAGGGAGTGAAGCGCTACGTGGCGGCAGCATTTCCCAGTGCCTGTGGGAAAACTAACCTGGCCATGATGAAGCCTGCGCTGCCTGGCTGGACTGTGGAGTGTGTAGGAGACGACATCGCCTGGATGAAGTTCGACAGTCAGG GTAAACTCAGGGCCATCAACCCAGAGAACGGCTTTTTCGGTGTGGCTCCCGGCACGTCCCTGAAGACCAACCCTCATGCCATGGCGACCATCGCCAAAAACACTGTGTTCACCAATGTGGGCGAGACCAGCGACGGAGGGGTGTGGTGGGAGGGACTGGACCCCCCTGCCGCAGGGGTCTCCCTGACCGACTGGCACGGCAAAGCCTGGAAAACAG GAGACTCTGGCCTGTGTGCTCATCCCAACTCCAGGTTCTGTACCCCGGCGGCCCAGTGCCCCATCATCGACCCCCAGTGGGAGAGTGACGAGGGTGTGCCCATCGACGCCATCATCTTCGGGGGCAGGAGGCCAGAGG GAGTCCCTCTGGTGTACGAGTCGTTTAACTGGCGCCACGGTGTGTTTGTAGGAGCCTCTATGAGATCTGAGGCCACAGCAGCTGCTGAGTACAAAG GCAAGGTTATCATGCATGACCCCTTCGCCATGCGCCCCTTCTTCGGCTACAATTTCGGTGACTACCTGGCCCACTGGCTGAGCATGGAGACCCGCAAGGGCGCCACCCACCTGCCCAAGATCTTCCATGTCAACTGGTTCCGGAAGGACCCCACTTCGGGCTCCTTCCTCTGGCCGGGTTTCGGCGACAACGCCCGCGTTCTGGAGTGGATCTTCAAGCGCTGCAGCCGTGAGAGGGAGGACGAGGCGGCCAAGAAGACCATGGTGGGCTGGGTGCCACTGGAGGGAGCCATCAACCTGCAGGGACTGGGCAGCAAGGTGGACATGGGTGCCCTCTTCGACCTGCCCAAGGCCTTCTGGGAGAAGGAGACCCAGGAGCTGAGGGCGTACTTTACCCAGCAGGTGGGAGCCGACCTCCCCCAACAGGTGGAGGGAGAGCTGAAGGCTCTGGAGGACAGGATCAGGGATTGA